The window GATCATCGGCTTCCTGGGCCGGGACATCATCCGCGAGGGCGCCCGCAACCTGTGGATCACCGCGACGGTGCTCGTGCTCTTCTCCTTCGTGTTCATCTTCGCGGAGAAGTTCGGCAGGAAGCAGCGCAGCTTCGACGAGCTGACGATGAAGGACGCGGTCATCATGGGCCTGGCGCAGTGCCTGGCGCTCATCCCGGGCGTCTCCCGCTCCGGCGGCACCGTCTCGGCCGGTCTGTTCATGAACCTCGACCGTGAGGTCGCGACCCGCTTCTCCTTCCTGCTGGCGATCCCCGCGGTGCTGGCCTCCGGCCTGTTCTCGCTTCCCGACGCCTTCGCGCCCCAGGCCGGCCAGGCCGCCTCCGCGCTGCAGCTGGGTGTGGGCACGCTCATCACCTTCGTGCTCGGCTACCTCTCGATCGCGTGGCTGCTCAAGTTCGTCGCCCACCACTCCTTCGCGTGGTTCGCGGCGTACCGCATCCCGGTCGGCCTGGGCGTCATGGCGCTGCTGGCCCTCGGGGTGCTGCAGCCCTTCTAGACCGGGTAGGTGCCACCATCGGGGAGGCGTTAAGGTTGTTGACATGCTTTCCTGGCCCCATCCTGAAGTCCCGCGTCTCGGCGGCACCCCCGTCCCGCTCGCCCTCCACGACACGGCGGACGGCGTCGTCCGCCCGGTGGAGGCCCCCGGCGCCGGGGACGCCGGGATGTACGTCTGCGGCATCACCCCCTACGACTCGACCCACCTGGGGCACGCGGCCACCTACCTGACGTTCGACCTGGTCCACCGCCTGCTGCTCGACCAGGGCCTGGGCGTCCACTACGTGCAGAACATCACCGACGTCGACGACCCGCTCTTCGAGCGTGCGCAGCGCGACGGCGTCGACTGGCGGGAGCTGGGCACCGACCAGATCAACCTTTTCCGCTCCGACATGGAGGCACTGCGCGTCATCCCGCCGCGCGACTACATCGGGGCGATCGAGTCGGTCGACGAGGTCATCGAGATGGTGCAGAAGCTTCTCGACGCCGGCGCCGCCTACGTCGTCGACGACGAGTACCCGGACGTCTACGCCTCCATCGAGGCGACGGGGAACTTCGGCTACGAGTCCAACTACGACCGCGCGACGATGGAGGAGCTCTTCGCGGAGCGGGGAGGGGATCCGGAGCGCGTCGGCAAGCGGGACCCCCTGGACGCCCTGCTGTGGCGTGCCCACCGGGAGGGGGAGCCCGCCTGGGACTCGCCCTTCGGCCCGGGGCGGCCGGGCTGGCACATCGAGTGCTCGGCGATCGCGACGAACCGTCTGGGGGCGTCGTTCGCCATCCAGGGCGGCGGCAGCGACCTGATTTTCCCGCACCACGAGTTCTCCGCGGCGCACGCCGAGGCGGGGCTGGGGGTCGAGCGCATGGCGGGGCACTACGTCCACGCCGGCATGATCGGCCTCGACGGGGTGAAGATGAGCAAGTCCCTGGGCAACCTCGTCTTCGTGCACCGTCTCACCGCCGCCGGGCACGAGCCGGACGCGATCCGCCTCGGCGTCTTCGCCTCCCACTACCGTTCCGACCGCGACTGGTCGGACCGGGTCCTCGCCGACGCGGAGGCCCGCCTCGCGGCGTGGCGGGAGGCCTGCGCGCAGCCCGGCACCCTGGCGGGCGCCGAGGCGCTGGTGGCGGAGCTGCGCACCCGCCTGGCGGACGACCTGGACACCCCCGGGGCGCTCGCCGCCGTCGACGCGTGGACCGTGTCCGACCGGGGCACAGACGAGGAGGGGGCCGCTGAACTGGTCCGCACCGCCGCCGACGCCCTGCTGGGCGTGCGGGTGTAGGCGTTTTCGGGAACAATGTGCACCATGACCATCCGCGCGGAATTCCAGCAGAACGTCGACGACTTCATCACCGAGCTCACCGAGTTCGCCACCGGCAGCTACCTCAAGGAGGACGAGAAGGAGTTCTGGGACGAACCCTTCAACCCGGCCGCCCTCCCGGAGCTGAGGAAGATCCTCGAGGATCTGCTCGACTCCCTCGACGGCCTGCCCGCCGATCCGCCCGGGGAGATGCTGGTGACGGTGGTGCAGAGGTACGTCGAGAAGCTGGAGACGTACAACCGGAAGCACGACGACGCCGTCCTCGAGCCGGAGGAGACCACCGTGCTCAACGAACTCATCCATGACGCCTCCGCCGCCACCGGCGCGGACGACGAGGCACTGTCCGAGCTGCCGGAGATCGATTAACCCCACACTCACCGCCCCCGCCGCCATCTTCTGGGACATGGACGGCACCCTCGTCGACACCGAGCCCCTCTGGGAGCAGTTCACCTACGAACTCTCCGAGCTCATGGGTCGCCGCCTCACCCCCGCGCTGCGGGAGACCACCATCGGCGGCAGCTTCCACCACACCGTCCAGGTGTGCGCGAACCATGCCGGGCTCACCGTCACCGAGGACGATCACCCGCGCTTCCGCGCGTTCATGAACGAGCGCATGGCGGAACTGATGCGTGCGTCGCTCGCCCCCAATCCGGGGGTCACCGAGCTTCTCGACGACCTGTCGACCCGCGACCTGCCCATGCTCGTGACCACCAACACCGAGCGTTCCCTGGCGGACCTGTCGATCGCGGCGGTGGGGGAGCACTACTTCTCCGGTTCCGTCACCGGCGACGAGGTGCCCCGCCCGAAGCCGGCGCCGGACATGTACCTGCGGGCGGCGGAGAAGGTCGGCGCGGACCCGGCGGACTGCCTCGTGTTCGAGGACTCCTTCACCGGCATGACCGCGGCCGTCACCGCGGGCTGCCGGGTGATCGGGCTGCCGTGGTACGAGGACACGGTGGTGCCGGAGGGAGTGGTCACACTCGCCTCCCTGCACGGCAGGAACGATTTTGTGGGGGTGGGGGCGGACACGGTGCTGGACTGGTTCCACCATCTGCAGCGCTGAGAGGTGGGGCATGGAATAATGTCCCCCCGTGAAGAACTTTGACTCCCTGTTTGCCGAACTCACCGATCGTGCCGCCTCCCGCCCCGAGGGCTCCGGCACCGTGGAAGCCCTGGACAAGGGCGTGCACCATATCGGCAAGAAGATCATCGAGGAGGCCGGGGAGGTCTGGATCGCCGCCGAGTACCAGTCCGATGAGGAACTGGCCGAGGAGATGAGCCAGCTCATCTACTGGACCCAGGTCATGATGGTCGCCCGTGGGCTGACCCCCGACGACATCTACAAGAACCTCTAAGGAGACCACCATGATCAAGATCGCCGTCCCCAACAAGGGTTCACTGTCGGAGGCCGCCGTGGAGATCCTCCGCGAGGCCGGCTACAAGGGCCGCGGCGACAGCCGTGCCCTGGCCGTGTTCGACCGTGCCAACGACGTGGAGTTCTTCTTCCTCCGCCCGAAGGACATCGCCATCTACGTGGCCAACGGCCGCCTCGACATGGGCATCACCGGCCGCGACCTGGCCCACGACTCCGGCGCCCAGGTCGACGAGCTGCTGCCCCTCGGCTTCGGAGCCTCCACCTTCCGGTACGCCGCCCCGGCGGACGAGACCTGGACCGTCGAGGACCTGGCCGGCAAGCGCATCGCCTCGGCCTACCCGAACCTGGTCAAGAACGATCTGGCCGCCCGCGGCATCGAGGCCGAGGTCATCCGTCTCGACGGCGCGGTGGAGATCTCCATCAAGCTGGGTGTCGCCGACGCCATCGCCGACATCGTCTCCACCGGCAACACCCTGCGCCAGCAGGGCCTGGCCCCCTTCGGTGAGCCGCTGGTGACCTCCGAGGCCGTGATCGTCGGCCGCCGTGACCTGGAGCTCACCGCCGAGCACAACCTCGTCCTGCGCCGCATCCAGGGTGTGCTCACCGCGCAGAACTACCTCATGATCGACTACAACATCGCCCGCAGCGAGCTCGAGGCCGCCTCCGCCGTCACCCCCGGTCTGTCCGGCCCGACGGTCTCCCCGCTGTCCCGCGACGACATGGTCGCCGTGCGCGCCCTCGTGCCGCGCAAGGGCGTCAACACGGTCATGGACCAGCTCGACGAGCTCGGCGCCGAGGCCATCCTGGCCTCTGAGCTGCGCATCGCCCGTATCTGACCGCCCGCTTTCCCGCCGGCCCCGGACCTGGACTGGTCCGGGGCCGGCGACGTATGGGGACAGTCGGAATGCGCGCTGACTAAGATGGGCGGGTGAGACTTTTCTTACATTTCCCCAGTTAGTCGAGTGAGAGGAACCCCACCATGGCGCAGTCCCCGGAGCCCACGGAATCCACGGAGTCCACGGAACAGCCTGCCGTCAACCCTGACGTTGAGGTGGAGGCTGCAGCCCCCG of the Corynebacterium humireducens NBRC 106098 = DSM 45392 genome contains:
- the mshC gene encoding cysteine--1-D-myo-inosityl 2-amino-2-deoxy-alpha-D-glucopyranoside ligase; its protein translation is MLSWPHPEVPRLGGTPVPLALHDTADGVVRPVEAPGAGDAGMYVCGITPYDSTHLGHAATYLTFDLVHRLLLDQGLGVHYVQNITDVDDPLFERAQRDGVDWRELGTDQINLFRSDMEALRVIPPRDYIGAIESVDEVIEMVQKLLDAGAAYVVDDEYPDVYASIEATGNFGYESNYDRATMEELFAERGGDPERVGKRDPLDALLWRAHREGEPAWDSPFGPGRPGWHIECSAIATNRLGASFAIQGGGSDLIFPHHEFSAAHAEAGLGVERMAGHYVHAGMIGLDGVKMSKSLGNLVFVHRLTAAGHEPDAIRLGVFASHYRSDRDWSDRVLADAEARLAAWREACAQPGTLAGAEALVAELRTRLADDLDTPGALAAVDAWTVSDRGTDEEGAAELVRTAADALLGVRV
- a CDS encoding undecaprenyl-diphosphate phosphatase — its product is MSWLQVVVLSVVQGLTEFLPVSSSGHLRIVSELFFGVDAGASFTAVVQLGTEAAVLVYFAREIWFILTGWFRGLFNPAARNFEYRMGWMVIVGTLPVAIIGFLGRDIIREGARNLWITATVLVLFSFVFIFAEKFGRKQRSFDELTMKDAVIMGLAQCLALIPGVSRSGGTVSAGLFMNLDREVATRFSFLLAIPAVLASGLFSLPDAFAPQAGQAASALQLGVGTLITFVLGYLSIAWLLKFVAHHSFAWFAAYRIPVGLGVMALLALGVLQPF
- the hisG gene encoding ATP phosphoribosyltransferase is translated as MIKIAVPNKGSLSEAAVEILREAGYKGRGDSRALAVFDRANDVEFFFLRPKDIAIYVANGRLDMGITGRDLAHDSGAQVDELLPLGFGASTFRYAAPADETWTVEDLAGKRIASAYPNLVKNDLAARGIEAEVIRLDGAVEISIKLGVADAIADIVSTGNTLRQQGLAPFGEPLVTSEAVIVGRRDLELTAEHNLVLRRIQGVLTAQNYLMIDYNIARSELEAASAVTPGLSGPTVSPLSRDDMVAVRALVPRKGVNTVMDQLDELGAEAILASELRIARI
- a CDS encoding phosphoribosyl-ATP diphosphatase, which produces MKNFDSLFAELTDRAASRPEGSGTVEALDKGVHHIGKKIIEEAGEVWIAAEYQSDEELAEEMSQLIYWTQVMMVARGLTPDDIYKNL
- a CDS encoding HAD family hydrolase, with protein sequence MNPTLTAPAAIFWDMDGTLVDTEPLWEQFTYELSELMGRRLTPALRETTIGGSFHHTVQVCANHAGLTVTEDDHPRFRAFMNERMAELMRASLAPNPGVTELLDDLSTRDLPMLVTTNTERSLADLSIAAVGEHYFSGSVTGDEVPRPKPAPDMYLRAAEKVGADPADCLVFEDSFTGMTAAVTAGCRVIGLPWYEDTVVPEGVVTLASLHGRNDFVGVGADTVLDWFHHLQR